The Mobula birostris isolate sMobBir1 chromosome 1, sMobBir1.hap1, whole genome shotgun sequence genome contains a region encoding:
- the grem1a gene encoding gremlin-1a, translated as MTRTLCALCIFLLLWCFLLCTSEGAGKKRNRSSQGAIPSPDKGQPNTSEQAGNRSNVDEVLESSHEALHVTERKYLKRDWCKTQPLKQTIHEEGCNSRTIINRFCYGQCNSFYIPRHVHKEEGSFQSCSFCKPKRFTTMTVTLNCPDLQPPIKKKRIQRVKQCRCISIDLN; from the coding sequence ATGACCCGAACCCTGTGTGCGCTCTGCATTTTTCTGTTACTATGGTGTTTTCTGCTATGTACCAGCGAGGGAGCTGGGAAGAAGAGAAATCGTAGCTCCCAAGGAGCAATTCCCTCACCAGACAAAGGCCAGCCAAACACCTCGGAGCAGGCGGGAAACCGGAGCAATGTGGATGAGGTCTTGGAGTCGAGTCATGAGGCACTTCACGTCACTGAGAGGAAGTACCTGAAGCGGGACTGGTGCAAAACACAGCCCCTCAAGCAAACCATCCACGAAGAAGGCTGCAACAGCCGCACCATCATCAATAGGTTCTGCTATGGCCAGTGCAATTCTTTTTACATACCAAGGCACGTCCACAAGGAAGAGGGCTCTTTTCAGTCCTGCTCCTTCTGTAAGCCTAAGAGATTCACCACCATGACAGTCACCCTAAATTGCCCTGACCTGCAGCCTCCCATTAAGAAGAAAAGAATCCAGAGAGTTAAACAGTGTCGCTGTATTTCCATCGATCTCAACTAA